The sequence CTAAACTGAAGGAGTAACAACCAATAGCCAGCAAAGTGATTGCTAAGCAAAACGTATAAACGCGGAAAACCGATGGGaacatttcgattttttttttttgtttatcttaCAAATTTATCCGCGTTTAAGTATTTTAATGGTTTTTCGTAAACTATGCGCGCATGGCAAGCTCGACTTATATTTATACACAACGAGTTATCTAACgagaatattttgtttttgcttgcAAAAACACTGTTTTTATATTCTAGCAAAAACAATCAAAATTCAAGCCATTGATTGATAAATTATTCTCTCGGTTATTTATCTCTCGCTTATTTTACTATCGTACAGTAGCGTGCACAAATATTTGCCTTACAGacaatgataatttttcaaaaactgtatAATAGCATTGCCATTCATTATGTGTGATTGTTGTTAGAGTAAACACTTGTAGTAGTTTCTTTAACGAGCTACCTATCTGACAAAATTCTATACACAAActtcaaatatttataaatatcttataaataaGAAGAGTAGCACGCAGACTTTTTTCTGCCCGAATATTTGTTTGCCTACAATTGAAAATTTGAACCTTTCTTCTTTTTATAATTCTTGTCCATCCCTTATTGCTTTTGTCTGCTTGCGATTCCCCAAGCCCACCTTTACTCCCAATTTCACACTCCCACACCCACACTTATTTCCGCTAAACTTCACATTCCTATTCCCACTTCAGTTCTTAATCCCACTTCCACTACAACTTCCTCTACTACCACCACCTTCCCCTCTCTCAACAcaatttcctcatatatggaGTCATTATACCAAATATCGAATACCTGTTTCCCTTGGCCGACCGATTTCAATATTTTGGTTTGTATGAACCTTTACGAAATTATTGGAAACTAACGCAGGTTTTCATTtgctttaatttttattataaataagatAAAGATAGGTAATGGACGAATTCTCCTGCCCGGTAATTGTCCTCCCTTCGACGTGTCTTCTTTCCCAGTAAGCAGATGCTTTTTTAGCttctacaaaaaaaatgtatgctctTGTCTCTCCCTCCTCGCTCCATATTTGATCCTTGTCTTTCCTTCGTGTCTTCCTCCTTTGTCTTTCTCGATTTTTCTATCCTCTATTCCAACTTTCTCTCCTCAATCTCCCTCTATTTTTCTTCACCTCCATCACTTCTCTCATTGCATCTCTATTTCCTACTTTCCTACTCCCTATTTATTTCTTCACCCTTAACCTCAACCCGCTCTATTATCTTCTTCTTCCCTTTCTCTCTCCTCCTCTGTAATTCCCACTCCTATCTCTTATTTTCCTTGGTCTCCTTTCATACTGTGAAAACAAAATTATCATATTTTGGTTTGTATCTAAGAAAAAGGTTAACATATGAAACTGAAATCCACTCACAAACCATCTACGATCTAGAGTTATAAAGTTACCAACTGATTTTTCATTCGTTGTATATATAAGATTAACCGATTCGAAAGGCtgcgtaaataaaaaatttcaaacaaattgctcGAAGCTTGGTTCTCTCGCTAGAAAGAAAAGTCTCAGATAAGAGAACCCCTGTACTAAAGTTTGAGCAAATCGCTCCATTAATAAGAGTTTTTCGAAGCCTGTCTTTGGCCGATTTCCGGaaaaaaattttcccaaaatagGCTAATCAACGAAATATGACTGTACTATATTTCAAGAGAATTGTgccataaatatttgttttattttcttttaatggGCCGCCCTGTTTCTCTTCCCGTAGAGGTAAGACAGAAAAGGACCCAATTTTTAAATCTTAAGCAACCTTAAATCCACTTGAATATCCACgctaaatttcatcaaaatcggtccagtcgttAAGAAGGAGTTCAGTCACATAGACAcatacagaagaaatatatatactaAAGTGGGTCGGCCCCTGTTTCACTTCCCGGAATCAAAAGCttcgcaaatatatatatataaatatgtaaacattGACGCAGCTGCAGTTTAAGATATTCATCTCGATTTCTTGTACTGCTTTAGTTCCGGTTACTAAGTcccaaattaaaaaagttaacaaATAGGTACCTTATTCTATGCGCCTTTTTATGGCAGTATCTTTGTTTCGATTGAGTCTCTTCTGGACTGTGCTAGTGAACAGACGCGTTTAGCAGAAATCTAAATAAACGGAGATCGACCTGTGTAATAATAGCAACAATTCAAAGTCGCGAAATGAATTCAGTTGGTGAGAGTAATCTCTTCAATTGGCAAAGTGTTACAAACCAAAATGGAAAGCGTGTCAGTGATGAGTCCCCTGGCTTGTACTCTCATAAAAAACAAATAGTTATACGGCCAAACCGGTTTGACTTATTGAGTGACGACGACAATGATATACCAGAAACTACTGATAACAATAATATGGAAACGAACGAAGCAACAATGCCGAGTATTCCTAAACCACCCCCGCTGATCATACCTGGAGTACTAAATATAAGTGAAATGATAAATTCTATTTCAACTTTAATTCCTAAGAATGAATTTAGTTATAAGTCCTTCAAAGATGGGCAAATTAGATTATTAATAAATAACATAGACTCATATCGTAAAATTGTAAAAGAACTAGAAGCAGGGAAGATCAGTTATCATACCTATCAACCCAAACAGGAACGGTCATATAAAGTAATACTAAAGGGATTACACTATTCAACTCCTATTGAACacataaaaaatgaaattacTCAATTAGGACATAAAGTAAGAAATGTTGTTAACGTTAAAAGTAGAATAACAAAACAACCTTTGTCAATGTTTTTTGTTGACTTGGAGCCAAGCACCAACAACAAAGAAATCTACCAATTAAAACATTTGAGTAATGCAATAATTAAAGAGCCTCCTAGGCAAACAAGTGATTTGGTTCAATGCTACAGATGCCAAGAATTTGGacatacaaaaatatattgtAGAAAACCTTATAAATGCGTTAAATGTGGATTAATGCACTCACCATCATAATACACAAAGCCAAAAGACACTTTACCAACATGTGTTCATTGCCAACAACACCACACCGCAAACTATAAAGGCTGCATGGTTTATCAGCAACTTACTAAAAAAAACCCGATATTTTCCAATCGTAGGGAAGAgagtgtaaaaataaattcgcaaaataataataatgaaaacacCGCAAGCAACAACAAGCAAACCTATTCTAATGTGTTAACAGGTAGAGACAATAATACACTGGATtttgacgaagtcagaatagcaataaccagattaaaaaactaGAAGGCCATATTGCCTACGGAGGTGTTCAAATGCGGCGGCGTgtagttggtaaggcgcattcaTCAACTTTTACGCgaagcttctggtaacactatgaactcattcagtctatatgatgCCCTCACGCAAAAGCCCGTTCAATATAACCTAAGCTAATCTTGATTAAACCAATTGGTGCCACGCCTCTGTTCAGAgaattttatttatagttttcCAATAATCTCGCGTATAGAATTAGTTAGCACCTACTATAGCACTATTCACAGAATAAttaagtttttcgtgttttcaaatttattttgtcggaaacctACATCGAGGAGAGCTAAgtaaaaaatctgaaattttaagCAATGTGCATTGAAGGGTGCCTCAATTTAATACTTTCCGATCTCTATAGACAgttaaatattaaattcactCTGCACAAAATGGGGAGGAGGCGCTTAGTAAAAATCAAATACTGCATTGGCGCATATGAGGAAGTCAATCAGTTTTTACCTTACTAaagcattagggggactcatgtaaccgtataaatgccttataaagtgtgtaaacgtataaatttatctagtgcgtaaacgagctgtcaaattttgtatgaaaaatcatttacacgcgataaactcaaaggaatgcaaccttgcagacattacagcaggcattttcattaGAAATCTCctacatcagcaagtaaaggcgttttagttttgatttttcacttaatcttggcatttttcaatttgtataacaatcaaaaaaatttgtttggcaataatacagctgataaacaatcaagtttatcaagagtattactaggtgcgttcatataacagcgtgtgtaaatggatataattttacaccttataagtttatatgctttcatgagtccccctattgtgaaTTTTTTATCTTTGTTTTGATCCAGGGTGCGATATATATAAAGTGGACGTCATTATCTGCctatttcactcattttcattaGCGATAGAAGATGAGTGCaaaggaatctacataccaattttaaatgatattttaaataaTCGTTTTCATAGATGGGAACGATGTTATGAATATATTTTTCACACTAATCATTTAATATGAAAGTCTTTATATATCTGGATTATTTTATTCCATTGCAAGGTGCCCTCATGCGACTAATATTAGTGTACTGAGTGAGCTATgttcagctaagtataaaaacaCGCATGACAGTATAAACGAAGTTAGGGCGGGGAACAATTTCCTTCccaaatcaaaaattttccacATTTACTCACCACGAAATTCACATCACCACGACAATTATACACCTTGCTCAATTCatctctggcggccaccgtggtgtgatggtagcgtgctccgcctatcacaccgtatgccctgggttcgcaccccggacaaagcaacatcaaaattttagaaatgaggtttttcaattagaagaaaatttttctaagcggggtcgcccctcggcagtgtttggcaagcgctccgggtgtatttctgccatgaaaagctctcagtgaaaactcatctgcctcgcagatgccgttccgagtcggcataaaacatgtaggtcctgtccggccaatttgaagggaaaatcaagaggagcacgacgcaaattagaagagaagctcggccttagatctcctcggaggttatcgcgccttacatttattttttttttttttactcataaAACCACTAGCATATATTACCACACTTTTATTCCGATCAAATTCGGGATTATTCCAAAGCTCAGAGGAGCTCGGTAAAGGATACTCGTATTTATTACAGGCTGTACgcaattaaaaattcattttatgATATTGCTGCAGAGCCTtcaagtatacatatgtacatatatagaagtTATTATATGGGTATGAATTAAGGTATGACTCAAtgtatatatacttacatacaacATTTACTGCTGAGAGGACCACTTCAAATGGTAATCCAGCAACTACATTAATACCTAGTCGAAACAGAGTATCCGGCACATCATCTAAATCGAAACTTTGGCAGCAAAGGTAGGGCTGGCTAATCATAAAGATTATCTGGCAAAGCTGCCCATAATAATACGACATTTTTGGATAAGCGCTTAATTAAATTCCTCTTCCCTGAATTGAGTTGTGAGGTTTGCGTTGTCTTATTTTCACAAGTTCAGTACTTTCTTTAATAACACAAGGGGAACTGTGAAATTTATACCAAACTCACCATTAATTTATACTCTTTTCAATTACATATCTTTATTTTTGTCACGCTAATTAATTATTTGTAATGACAAAACTCAAATTATGCTTTTTGACAAAGTCCGCAATTCTTTTGCAATTCCAAAAGCTCAGCACTGCTTTGTTTACCAAATGGTGACTCAGCATTCACTTCTAAAAAGTAGTTTCCTTTCAAATTTGTTGGTGTTGCATAACCCATTGGAACTTGAACACCCGGGCATTTATTTTGTTGTAATTGTGTTAGTGAATTACAACGTACTGCCATAAAACTAAACTCATTTCCTGGATAAATTGTCTCTGCGTAATATTGCCAAGATCTGCTATGAGCACAGCCCATATCGTAGCAACCTTTAGGTAAAGGGCCAAGTCCTCCTGGATAAAAATCAACATCGCCTGTGGGATCACGTTTACCCAATATACCAGGGTCGGAGTGTATAACATCAACGAATTCTGCATCACCTCGCATTATTCCAGAAAGTGATTCGCCTTCGTTAAAACAAGGTTTAGCTGGATCCAAAGCCGTAATACGTGGTATCAATTTGCCAGTTTTATAGTAAAAATGTCGTCCAGCTGCACCCATAATGTGTGAACCCAAACTATGGCCCATCAAATGAATATTTTCAATTGGTATAATTTCCGTTAGCAGCACAAGACCTTCAGCAATATTGGCACCAATTTCATCTGTATTTAATGCTGACCATGTGTAGAGGGTGTCAACGAAGTATGCGGCATCGACGGCCTTTAAAGAAGAAAACATTTAATAAGTGTTTGGATTATGGGAGCTATAGATTTTAAACTTTGGTCATTTTCGAAATGGCACCTTAGATAGGGTGATATTTCAGCTAGAAGTCAATATTTAAACGTATTTAGAGTGGTTCATCGGGATATTAGAGGAAACGGAACAGAGAAGAGCTGATAGGGAAAGGGGAGGGGTATGAAGGGAAGAGAGCAAAAAACTAGAAGCCGGAATAT is a genomic window of Eurosta solidaginis isolate ZX-2024a chromosome 4, ASM4086904v1, whole genome shotgun sequence containing:
- the LOC137250503 gene encoding vitellogenin-1-like, producing MLFQLYRFYTLVLTVTLLFGDCHSASFQEIGQGIADVGKSAKDVSIGVAKDVINSIPSPQQIFESSKNALLAFPIEVIFSAVNQLCSSALSSQAVKPRETPDLQQLHFQFHTICSTYNYSILEFNRIVNNPEFDPKKPVVILATGWRTTINDSSTIVEFAKAFNCRGDSNFVAVDAAYFVDTLYTWSALNTDEIGANIAEGLVLLTEIIPIENIHLMGHSLGSHIMGAAGRHFYYKTGKLIPRITALDPAKPCFNEGESLSGIMRGDAEFVDVIHSDPGILGKRDPTGDVDFYPGGLGPLPKGCYDMGCAHSRSWQYYAETIYPGNEFSFMAVRCNSLTQLQQNKCPGVQVPMGYATPTNLKGNYFLEVNAESPFGKQSSAELLELQKNCGLCQKA